tcagaAAGGAGTAGTCACGCTTAtatcaaatatatcctacccatcacgcaacttacattacaaccaaataaagtcctacttgatccttgactgaataagctcaattagtagagtagtacactacggacaAGCTTTTGGTACATTCTTTTTAGTGCATGAATTtcatttctgagagtgagttaattctttctatcttgagttcctatgtgctcttaaattttattgtgtgtggaactactctctattgttgtgtgagggcacttgattcatgaaggaaaggtaatgtcattgacctttatgttagagtaagtgagcaggttgtgaaaaatgcgtggtgctgttgagtcaactcttgaggcgaggatgttacggtgTTGTGCTTAATCTGTTCTATTATTCTTGGTATAATGCgttaggagaattgtttaaaaaggttgtgtctattgaagtgtagtttgattgctcgaggacgagcaatggtttaagtgtggggtgttgatggtaggctagaaacccgtgTTTTagtgcttattgcactctaattcattgcactttacttatgttgagctttaattaatagcgttttgcacttattatgtgttttatgcaatgtaggagtgattccaagtTATTTAGATGTTGCGAAgcaaattcgagctatttggagctttgaagtctgagtagaagcccaggGAATTAAAcagggatcgcgttcgggggtcgaggaccaagtccggATGTCAAAAATTGGAGAAATGAACTACTctaagaaaaatgcaaaatatgccCAGAACTCATTTTGCGAATCGTTCTGGAATTGTCCAcaagcgcgccgcatggggcggcgcggcATGCGGCATGTGGCGCGGTAGTACAAAAATGCTAGAGTATCTTCCCATTTTCGCTAAAAATGGTATTTTCATCTGGGGTTTATTGGGGGATGACTTAAATACACGGGAAAACACCAATTTCGGACTTTTTGACAAATATTTGACCTAAGGAGGCCAAGGAGGCTAAAGAGGAGTtagaagaacacaagcacaaggatttcatcattcattcctcactcaagatctggGTTTGTACTGAATCTATATTTTCCTGTACTTTAGTTACATTTGttaagaacttctccatgtctatggagtagatccttttggattttaatggatttggtgtattgatgattgtttgtggattataactctatttttatgtatttaaatcgtttttggaagatttaattgttccatctatattcacttgttcttgtaatcgaaagaggtataacttgtgatatctttgcattatattgttggttgagttcataaattcttctaagtaatcgaaagaggctagttgaatcacttattaaacctagttaggaggataatcgagagaggttctcctaaaaaccaatccattacgcattcttgcatatcttcacagagcttaaattagttcacattgtgaggttgagacttaatcgagagaggagtttctactaaacaattgtactgataattaactgaattcgagagactcacctgaatattagaattgaattatctagagttacaTCCCGAACAATTaccttgcacctatcctatcaacccctattttctcccattgataacttccttgcttacctttgttgcgattgtcattagtcaatagctttaggttcttagttaattttagttagaaatcaaagaaatctccattgttgatcctcatggatagaaatcaagctagaaactacgagaacactgtttaaattcaatccttgtggacacgatattatactatactatctttgaatagcgagcataatttaagtgtgtgttttgcgctcgtcaaattttggcgccgttaccGGGGATTGGATATCAATTGTGTTTGaagtagtttgtagtgctaattcaggaattaacttttaattttttcttttatttttagtttgattggttaacttctcttcaagatttttgttgttgaagaaatcttgaagagcatATTCTTGTTATTGAACTCTAAATAAAGTGAAGATagagtacaaccagcctaagagCACGGTTGAAGAGATAACAACTGAATATTATCAGCGGTGTGctttggccgatgatgtagaaccgacTTGGTCTTCTATGATCCTTATCttcgactcgtaccggttgtgaacatctgcccaggttgttgcttgaaactcaagtaggctctccttcagcttccgaGAAGCGTCTGAACCTCTcagattcaatcctttggtgaatgcttcagctgcccattcattcGGGACgaccgggagcaacattctttctttctggaatcgtgtaacaaactctcgtaataattctaattctccttgtgcaattctgaatatgtcggctttccgggcttgcacctttctggccccggcattAGCTTTAATGAAATAATCCGTGAACATCTCataggaatctatggaatgctcgggtagtaacgaataccacgttagggctcccctcgtgagagtttcgccgaatttctttagcaacacatgTTCATtttcgtgaggagctagatcatttcctttcaccgccaTTGTGTAGGTAGTAATATGTTCCtgtgggtctgaagttccatcatactttgaaacttcaggcattttgaaatgCTTCGGGATTAATGTTGGTGCCCCACTtggcttgtacggtaattgaacatacttcttcgagttcaggcctttcaatactggtggtgcgcccgaGATTTGATCCATAcgggcgtttacttccctcatgaCCCGTAAAAGCTCATCTTTGAATTAATCATTCTCGTTGTTAAGACCCGATCTGCTCCCCCAGCCCCATTGGAGTCGacttcacccctgggagtgttgttatTGATTCTCTGTGTTGTTTGGTCTACAGGAACAACATGAGGAATCAGATCGCGCCTATTCGCATTATTCGAAGCACCTGATAGTGCCTGCTTTAGTTCCGTCAGAACCTGATTCTgtcgcgtgagatggcctagaatgattgcctgttgctcttgcaggatcctCACAACATCCGCTACTTGCTCCTTGTCACCATCATCGGGTGTTCTTTCCCAAACCTGTCGAAGGTACTTCTGCCATGCACCGACATGGCATCATTCCcctcattgtgggtgtcactgattgattcctcgaaatgaggttgatccctTCGAATTTTGGGGTTGTGTGCATCGTTAACAgtattatctgccattttttgcgATTTTTTTTTCTAAGATAAAAAtagtcaaaacacgttagtaaaagaggcaaggatcaatttaattgcacggctaTATAGGCCCCACTGTgtgcgccaaactatttacccgtaaaacggtacagttgaatttatacatggtttcTAGAGAATTGAACTagtttgatcctgaaataatataataatcgaaaaaatacgcagtacttagccttggaatgtagatgaaatagcaaagatagtgATTCTGTGAACACAGTTTCCGAACACAGCAATGATGGGATCAAAAAGCAAGagagtgaaattgtataaagctttgtataaaatataatatatttctTGCCAGAAATTTTAtgtccttacaatgataactgagctcactatttatagctatgtctagggaagaaggtcctaagatcgtgccctcctttaatgtcaattatgagggtcattgatgaagatgtaacgttgagcgtaaatgccaaattctttgtaacggaccgtcgctcttaatgctgtagaatattccttagtaaatgctaccgggcgcagagcatttaatacactttatgAATGTTATCCATTCTGTTGACAAGCGCATTGGCTGCGTTCGGTCCCCGGTCATTccatcttggattccacgtgtcctccttttagtcaaCCACGCGTCATattatattttaccctatacaattaTAAGCCACAATagttaataattcaaaatatttgaAAACTATTTGCAAAAAATATAGTAAAAGAAAACGTTGTTCGACTCCCAAAATAGTAAAATGTTCATTCGTTTTGAAACAAATTGTTTGAGCTTCAAAAATCTACATTACTTGTGAAGATGATTACTGTTGTGGCCCTATTAGTTTCATTGTTATGGACGACGACAATATAATTATGAAATTATGAGAAAAAAGGTCTGTCTTGAATTTTGTTTTAAATTTGTTTATATAATGACATTCAGGTAGATTTGacaaccacaaaaaaaaaaaaaaagggtggggggtgggggtgttAGCTTGATTTTAAATGCAAGAACAAAATTAAGATGCTTTGCATGTGCCTTACAAGGTTAGATCCATTTTAATACAGAGATTTTTAAGCTGTAAATCTAATATtacaaatatttaattatttaataatcTTCAACTGAATTTATCTAGCTAATCAAATCATGAAATAAAGTGCAGAACAAATCCCAACTAATCCGAACGCGTAATGCTAAAACCCTTATATCAAGCTCTTACATTTGCTCTTTCTTTCCGTTTTCCTCAAATGGTTActtaatagaaaaataaaataaaatagtagTAGTTAAAAATTTTATTCTAGTTTCTTGTCATTGCTTAAACTTATAGGATACATCATACTTTATATAGGACTTTATTTTACATAGGAGTTTAGACTATTATCGCTTTATTCCTAATGAGGATTAATTCAAGTTGCATTTAAGAATCGGATTTACATGTAATGATCAATATAATACTTGAGATAAAAGGAAGTAAGACAGGATCATGAGTTGTTGAGGATGCTAATTGGTTAGTCCTAACCAATATCATTTACCCAATTACCTATGCAGATCTTATTCCCTATACCTTTAGTCCATATTTGAAACTCACTTGTCCAACTAATTCAAGATTTACACCATTTACCCTATTGGAGTATTAGAACCTTTGATTAAAGGGAGAGGAACATTTAGTATTAAACCACACTCTACGGTTGTTCAATTTTTGAAAGttgttttttaatatatatttttaatgttaCCTTTATTTGTTTTACCTTATTCTCGTTCACTAAGTAGTGGGATGATGATCATAAACCATAACTCAAAACTTTCAATCATGAAATAAATGGCTAGTAATTTGGTCAAACAAACTTGGCATCATTGATTTTGTTTGCATCAACTCTTACGTCAAATCACTAAAATAGTATCTCGAAGTTGACCCTCTACTCTATTCTATATTCTTCGTATACATCTCTCTACCGGGTCAGAATATTCGTTAAAGGGtgtcaaagtatataaaagtaaacatattAAGAAATTAAGGGGAGTCGATATATAATATATAcgcatataatttatttttttacctacCTACACAGTATATTTTCCCCGCGAAGGGGTGTCATTTGATACCCCTTCCCATAAGGTAGCTCCGCCACTGTCtacatgtgtatatatatatatatatatatatatatatatatatataaatgacaCCCTTTTACGAAACTTTCAAGAATCAAAGAACCCTCCAACCAGAAAAGGAGGAGGAAATGAGCAAAAAGATTCCCATTTGATCATATACTCACAAAGTTCTTAAATACTGAATTTGTCTTTTGTCTCATTGAGCAGTTACAAAAGCTCCACCTTTATTTCTTCTTGACTTATATTTTGGCCTCATTCATTCAGTTGCTTAATGTGAGTgaacaaaaaaagaagagaaaatggaGGGTGGTGAAGACAGTTTTAGGGTAAGTAGTGCACGTTTGAGTAGCTCAAATGTATGGAGGAATAGTGCAATGGATGTGTTTTCAAGATCTTCAAGAGAAGCAGATGATGAAGAGGCATTAAAATGGGCTGCTCTTGAGAAACTTCCAACTTATCTTCGTATAAGGAGAGGTATTCTCACTGAAGAAGAAGGCCAATCTAGAGAAGTTGATATAACTAAACTTGATTTGGTGGAAAGGAGGAATTTATTAGAAAGGCTTGTCAAGATTGCTGATGAAGATAATGAGAAGTTCTTGTTGAAACTCAAAAAGCGCATTGCTAGGTAGAATATTTTCCTGTGTGTTTTGAAGTCAGTTTCTAGGAAAATGTTTTTTCAGGCGAAAGTCATTTTCTAAAATATTTTCAAGGGAAAATGACTTCAGTCACTAATGAGCGGCGAAAGTCATTTTCTTACGACTATCTTAACTTTTAACTTCGTGTTACTTAATTCAACCAACACTTCGACGCTATTATTAGATTTTAGTACTCAAATTTTCATTAGAACACTCTCCGATATACTAATATTATTATTAATCTTTAATATATATGTTTTCTCAAAATTATTTTCACTCACCAATGTATCTAACAATTTCATAGAAAACATTTTCCATCGAAAATGACTTTTGTTATATCAAACGCTCTTAGAGCTATTGAAGTTGTTAGATTAGTTTTTGAATTTATGATGTTGATATACTTTTGTGCTTTTTGGATGATGCAGAGTTGGTCTTGATCTTCCTACAATTGAAGTCCGGTTTGAGCATGTGAGTGTAGATGCAGAAGCTAGAGTTGGTAGTAGAGCTCTACCTACAATATTCAACTTCACAGTTAACATCTTAGAGGTAATAATACATAGGATTTTTCTTGTACATCATCAATGACTTAAGTTATGTCATATTTTTACATGCAACATACTCATTTTCTATCTCCATTTTACTTTCTGTGTAAAGGATTTCTTGAACTATCTTCATATTCTTCCAAGTAGAAAGAAACCATTGCCAATCCTTCACGAAGTCAGTGGAATCATCAAACCAGGAAGGTGAGAAAAGACACTTCTGTGTCATTTTTAGACCAATCCAAAAAAAAATCATGTTTATTCATTCATTTTCAATTCTTGTTATGCAGAATGACACTGCTTTTAGGACCACCAAGTTCTGGAAAAACCACATTGTTATTAGCTTTGGCTGGGAAACTAGATAAAGATCTCAAAGTAAGAAACATAAGTCATATAATACAGTTTCAAATTATTGAGCATTTCGCATTTCGCATTTGCAGTCGATAATTTTATGCGTTTTCAGGTTTCAGGGAGAGTTACATATAATGGCCATGGAATGGATGAGTTTGTACCACAAAGATCATCTGCTTATATAAGCCAAAATGATCTTCATATTGGAGAAATGACAGTTAGGGAAACACTGGCATTTTCTGCTAGATGTCAAGGAGTTGGAGCCAAATATGGTCAGTGAGATTCCCTTTATCTCTGGGATCTGACACAATGAACATGTTGCATTTCCAATCTTTCTTGGACATCgcataattttttattaatttactATGAATCtgcagaaattttggcagagctGTCTAGAAGAGAGAAGGGAGCAAATATTAAACCAGATCCTGATGTCGATATCTTTATGAAGGTAAAGACATCTATATAAAAAAAGATCCAGATACATGCTTGCTTGTTATTTATTTCTATGAATTATGATAATAAATTGGTTTGACTAAAGGTTTTATTAAACAGTCAGCATGGAATGAAGGACAGGAGGCTAATGTGGTAACGGATTATACTCTCAAGGTAATGGCTTTGCATTAAGGAACACTAATGCAGAAACTAGAAAACTATGCAACAATTCACTATCTGTGTACTTTTTTCAGATATTGGGACTTGAAATTTGTGCTGATACCCTCGTTGGAGATGAAATGATTCGAGGAATTTCAGGAGGGCAGAGAAAGAGACTAACTACAGGTTAGGTCAAACAGAAACAAGTTATAACCTGTAATAGTAATAGATACTGTAGAAACCATAAGCATGTACCAAGAGTTGCGCGAAAAAGTTATCGTGCTTAATTAAGGCTACTAAACTTGTTGATAAATTGTAATACAGGGGAGATGATGGTTGGACCAGCAAGAGCACTTTTTATGGATGAGATATCAACTGGTTTAGATAGTTCAACAACTTATCAGATTGTGAATTCAATTAGGCAATCAATCCACATTCTTCAAGGAACTGCTGTAATCTCACTTCTTCAGCCTGCACCAGAAACTTATGACTTGTTCGACGATATCATTCTTCTATCAGATGGGCAAATTGTGTACCAAGGTCCCCGGGAAAATGTACTTGAGTTCTTCGAGTACATGGGCTTCATGTGTCCTGAGAGGAAAGGCGTCGCTGATTTCTTACAAGAAGTAAACCTCATTGGAAATTATTCCCTCAACTCATTCTAGTTGTGGAGCATTTCTTGTTTCTAATTTAAGTCTTTTACTACTATGTGTTAATAAAAGGTGACATCAAGGAAGGATCAAGAGCAATACTGGGCACGTCGTGATGAACCTTATAAGTATATTACAGTGCGCGAATTTTCTGAATCATTTCAATCATTTCACATTGGAAGGAAGCTTGGTGATGAGCTTGCTGTTCCTTTTGATAAATCAAAGAGCCACCCTGCCGCTCTAACCACAAAGAATTATGGTATTAGCAAGAAAGAACTCTTAAAAGCCTGCACAGCTAGAGAATACCTTCTTATGAAGAGGAATTCATTCGTCTATATATTCAAGATGATACAAGTAAGTAGCAAGTAATAACAAAAACAGGTTGCCCTTTCAAGTTCCTAAATGCTTGTTTAGAagtaaatcaatttttttttcctttcatttCAGCTAACATTGATGGCTTCTATAACAATGACGCTGTTCCTACGAACTGAGATGCACAGAAATACAACAACAGATGGTGCTGTTTTCTTGGGTGCACTGTTCTATGCAGTTATCATGATTATGTTCAATGGATTCTCAGAGCTTGCCCTCAGTATAATGAAGCTTCCTTCCTTTTACAAACAACGCGATCTTCTTTTCTTTCCTGCTTGGGCATATGCTCTTCCTACTTGGATCCTCAAGATACCGGTCACACTTGTAGAAGTTGCCATTTGGGTGTGTATGACTTATTATGTTATTGGATTCGAGGCGGATGTTGGGAGGTAGAAGAtcaatttagtatttttttttctagCCGTGGAACTTCGTGGTTTGTTAAATCTGATATAGATTAATTTTCTATTTGCAGGTTCTTCAAACAGTTATTTCTGCTCATATGTGTTAACCAAATGGCCTCGGGGCTGTTTCGATTCATAGGAGCTCTTGGAAGGAATGTCATTGTTGCAAATACATTTGGATCATGTGCACTACTCACAGTTCTTGTAATGGGTGGATTCATTCTGTCAAGAGGTAAAATTACAGACAAGTTCGGAAAAAATCACAAGGAAAATGCTCATGTATATGTAGTCTTCGCCTTTTGTTAGTTTTCATTTAACATGGAAGGAATTTGTCTATCAGATGACGTGAAGAAGTGGTGGATATGGGGCTACTGGATTTCGCCTATGATGTACGCACAGAATGCTATCGCTGTGAATGAATTTCTAGGGAAGAGTTGGGCACATGTAAGTTAAAGCTTCTGTAGTTTTGGAAAGGACAGGATGTTAAGGTAGAATTTTGAGAGTTTATCTGAATTTTGTTTTACAGGTTCCTCCTAACTCCACGGGCACAGAGACATTAGGAGTATCATTCTTGAAATCGCGTGGAATCTTTCCAGAAGCAAGATGGTATTGGATTGGAGCAGGAGCTCTTCTTGGATATGTTTTActcttcaatttcatgttcacTGTGGCCTTAGCTTATCTCAACCGTAAGTATCCGCCAACTTCATTTTATGCAATCTAGTCTTCATTTCCTTTTATAGGATAATCGGATCATATCAACAAGGAGGGTGATTTTGGTGCAGCATTTGGTAAATCTCAGGCAGTTCTTTCAGAAGAAACTGTTGCCGAGAGGAATGCAAGCAAAAGGGGTGAGGTTATTGAACTATCTCCGATAGAAAAGCGCTCTTCTGGTAACAATTTCTTCCCTTTGAGCTTCGGTTTCAGTTTAAGATTTTCTACCAACTACTAACGCTATCAACGCCATATATGCAGAAAGAGGAAATGATGTTCGACGAAGTGCATCTTCCAGGTCTATGTCCTCAAGGGTAGGCAGCATTACTGAGGCTGATTTAAACAAGAGAAGGGGAATGATTCTCCCTTTTGAGCCCCTTTCTATTACTTTTGACGATATCAGATACGCAGTAGATATGCCACAGGTACTTGATCTATGGAAATTAACTGACCTATACATGTCTGAGTTAAATTCTCAAATATATCGTTTGACTTCAGGAAATGAAAGCTCAAGGTGTGGCTGAGGATCGGCTTGAACTCTTGAAAGGTGTGAGTGGTGCTTTTAGGCCAGGAGTTTTGACAGCTCTAATGGGTGTAAGTGGAGCTGGTAAGACCACCCTTATGGATGTCTTAGCTGGTAGGAAAACTGGCGGATACATTGACGGAACAATCAGTATATCAGGGTACCCGAAACAACAAGAAACGTTTGCGCGGATAGCTGGATACTGTGAGCAAACTGACATTCATTCACCTCATGTTACAGTATATGAATCATTGCAGTTTTCTGCTTTGCTTCGATTGCCTCGTGAAGTTGACACTGAAACTAGAAAGGTAAATCAGTCTGGAATTTGGCTGCTAAGTTTGCTAATATAACATGAAAATGGATATTATATCAAAATGTAGCATTGCAGATGTTCGTTGAAGAGGTCATGGAACTCGTAGAGCTTACCCCTCTAAGAGAAGCACTTGTTGGATTGCCTGGCGTGAATGGTCTTTCAACTGAACAACGAAAACGGCTTACAGTTGCAGTTGAACTTGTTGCCAACCCTTCTATAATATTCATGGATGAGCCAACCTCTGGACTAGATGCTAGAGCAGCTGCAATAGTGATGAGAACAGTTAGAAACACGGTAGATACAGGCCGAACAGTGGTATGCACTATCCATCAGCCTAGCATCGACATATTTGATGCTTTCGATGAGGTGAGCAACAGTTGATCTTCCAAAATCTTTCAGTTTAGTGTAATTTCATTTGGAGAAAAACATTCTCAGTCTACTAATATTTTGCAGCTCCTACTCCTGAAACGAGGAGGTGAAGAAATATATGTCGGCCCATTAGGACGCCATTCTTCTCACCTTATTAAGTATTTTGAGGTAAGGAATCTGTTAGGTAAAGAAACTAATAGTCTATTATGTTGGCCAAGTACACAAATAATGATTCTTTTACCATTTGCCTCAGGGAATTGATGGAGTTCCAAAAATCAAAGATGGTTATAATCCAGCAACATGGATGTTGGAGATAACTTCAGTAGCACAAGAAGCAGCTCGCGTAATTGACTTTACAGAATTATACAAGAACTCAGAATTGTATAGGTATGAATCATTCAGTTCATGAACACAATCACAaactatatataatatacataatcTTGAATTCTGAAGTGGAGCAAATATTCAGGAGAAACAAAGCATTAATCAAGGAACTAAGTGTACCAGCCCCTTGTTCAAAAGACCTCTACTTTCCAACTAAGTACTCCCAATCTTTCTTCACCCAATGCAAGGCTTGTTTCTGGAAACAGCACTGGTCATACTGGAGAAATCCACCTTACACAGCAGTCAGGCTCATGTTTACATTCTTTATTGCTCTCATGTTTGGAACAATATTCTGGGATCTTGGCTCCAGAAGGTAAATACAAAAACTGTTTTCCCTCGACGTGTTTTTTAAGTCACAAGTCTAATGGTTTTGAACCGATTCCAG
The DNA window shown above is from Nicotiana tomentosiformis chromosome 8, ASM39032v3, whole genome shotgun sequence and carries:
- the LOC104086903 gene encoding pleiotropic drug resistance protein 1, with amino-acid sequence MEGGEDSFRVSSARLSSSNVWRNSAMDVFSRSSREADDEEALKWAALEKLPTYLRIRRGILTEEEGQSREVDITKLDLVERRNLLERLVKIADEDNEKFLLKLKKRIARVGLDLPTIEVRFEHVSVDAEARVGSRALPTIFNFTVNILEDFLNYLHILPSRKKPLPILHEVSGIIKPGRMTLLLGPPSSGKTTLLLALAGKLDKDLKVSGRVTYNGHGMDEFVPQRSSAYISQNDLHIGEMTVRETLAFSARCQGVGAKYEILAELSRREKGANIKPDPDVDIFMKSAWNEGQEANVVTDYTLKILGLEICADTLVGDEMIRGISGGQRKRLTTGEMMVGPARALFMDEISTGLDSSTTYQIVNSIRQSIHILQGTAVISLLQPAPETYDLFDDIILLSDGQIVYQGPRENVLEFFEYMGFMCPERKGVADFLQEVTSRKDQEQYWARRDEPYKYITVREFSESFQSFHIGRKLGDELAVPFDKSKSHPAALTTKNYGISKKELLKACTAREYLLMKRNSFVYIFKMIQLTLMASITMTLFLRTEMHRNTTTDGAVFLGALFYAVIMIMFNGFSELALSIMKLPSFYKQRDLLFFPAWAYALPTWILKIPVTLVEVAIWVCMTYYVIGFEADVGRFFKQLFLLICVNQMASGLFRFIGALGRNVIVANTFGSCALLTVLVMGGFILSRDDVKKWWIWGYWISPMMYAQNAIAVNEFLGKSWAHVPPNSTGTETLGVSFLKSRGIFPEARWYWIGAGALLGYVLLFNFMFTVALAYLNPFGKSQAVLSEETVAERNASKRGEVIELSPIEKRSSERGNDVRRSASSRSMSSRVGSITEADLNKRRGMILPFEPLSITFDDIRYAVDMPQEMKAQGVAEDRLELLKGVSGAFRPGVLTALMGVSGAGKTTLMDVLAGRKTGGYIDGTISISGYPKQQETFARIAGYCEQTDIHSPHVTVYESLQFSALLRLPREVDTETRKMFVEEVMELVELTPLREALVGLPGVNGLSTEQRKRLTVAVELVANPSIIFMDEPTSGLDARAAAIVMRTVRNTVDTGRTVVCTIHQPSIDIFDAFDELLLLKRGGEEIYVGPLGRHSSHLIKYFEGIDGVPKIKDGYNPATWMLEITSVAQEAARVIDFTELYKNSELYRRNKALIKELSVPAPCSKDLYFPTKYSQSFFTQCKACFWKQHWSYWRNPPYTAVRLMFTFFIALMFGTIFWDLGSRRKRQQDLLNAIGSMYAAVLFLGVQNATSVQPVIAIERTVFYRERAAGMYSALPYAFGQVMIELPYLFIQTIIYGVIVYVMIGFEWTVAKFFWYLFFMYFTLLYFTLYGMMTVAVTPNHSIAAIISSAFYAIWNLFCGFVVPKTRMPVWWRWYYYICPVSWTLYGLIASQFGDLQDILDTNETVEQFIENFFDIKYDFVGYVAVILVGISVVFLFIFAYSIKAFNFQKR